The Nitrosomonas sp. sh817 genome includes a window with the following:
- a CDS encoding K+/H+ antiporter subunit F, translating to MLDFAITVAFGFVAIAVGMCCWRLLRGPSTPDRILALDTLYVNAIALLMLLGIHLGSALFFEAALLIALMGFIGTVALCKYLLRGDIIE from the coding sequence ATGCTAGATTTCGCAATTACCGTGGCGTTTGGATTCGTGGCGATAGCTGTCGGCATGTGTTGCTGGCGCCTGCTGCGCGGCCCCAGTACGCCAGACCGGATTTTAGCGCTGGATACTTTATACGTGAACGCCATCGCATTATTAATGCTGCTGGGAATACATCTGGGCAGCGCGCTGTTTTTTGAAGCAGCGTTGTTGATCGCTTTAATGGGTTTCATCGGCACGGTCGCGCTATGCAAGTATTTATTACGCGGCGATATTATCGAGTAA
- a CDS encoding Na+/H+ antiporter subunit E: MKARSRFLPHPILSPLLAGLWLLLTNSIAPGQILLGLLLGWAIPLLTLRFWPERITIRKPFALIRYIGVLLYDIIVANFTVARLILGNPDRLKPVFIELPLDLTSSLAIGLLANSITLTPGTVSARLSEDRRYLLVHALNENDPDNLIVVIKHRYERPLKEIFEQC; this comes from the coding sequence ATGAAAGCGCGCTCCCGTTTTTTGCCTCATCCAATCTTATCGCCGCTATTGGCTGGTCTCTGGTTATTACTGACAAACAGTATTGCGCCCGGGCAAATTCTTCTCGGATTATTGCTGGGTTGGGCAATACCTTTATTGACTCTGCGTTTCTGGCCGGAACGAATCACCATTCGTAAGCCATTCGCTTTAATCCGGTATATCGGTGTGCTGTTGTACGATATCATCGTTGCTAACTTTACCGTCGCGCGATTGATCCTGGGCAATCCGGACCGGCTCAAGCCGGTTTTTATTGAATTGCCCTTGGACTTGACCTCCAGTCTGGCTATCGGTCTACTCGCCAACAGTATCACGCTGACACCCGGAACTGTATCGGCGCGCCTGTCTGAGGATCGTCGCTATTTATTGGTTCACGCGCTCAACGAAAACGATCCGGATAATCTGATTGTGGTCATTAAGCATCGCTATGAACGTCCATTAAAGGAGATTTTCGAACAATGCTAG
- a CDS encoding monovalent cation/H+ antiporter subunit D — MISHIAILPVIWPLLMGALLLLLQKQGLQTVRAVSIASVSILTVLAGYLLNIVNDGEILVYELGNWPPPFGIVLVADRLAAWMLLITALVSAFALLYAIQGTDSDGPHFHVLFQLQLFGLNGAFLTGDLFNLFVFFEILLLASYGLLLHGGGRLRTIAGLHFVIINLVGSTLFLFAVGTLYGLLGTLNMADLAVKAAGAVDDDVALIRAAGLLLFAVFALKAALLPLYLWLPAAYAHTTAPVAALFAIMTKVGAYSILRVYTLIFGSQAGSVADLIAPWLLPLALATLIAGVLGVLASTHLRQQIAYLVIASIGTLLIAFGINTHTSIAAGLFYLPHSTFAAAAFFLLADIIATRRSEMSDRFEPGPVIAHHRITGVLFFIAAILIAGLPPLSGFVGKLLILQAAIPHAALPWIMGAMLITSLLTIIALARSGSMLFYRAQLPQAPHTAGGDDGSGSQHILTPGFSGLAIVVCLLALCVVLTIGAGAVSEFALATANQLLQPEDYVQSVLGTAR; from the coding sequence ATGATCAGTCATATTGCGATTCTCCCCGTTATCTGGCCGCTATTGATGGGTGCGCTATTATTGTTGCTGCAGAAACAGGGTTTGCAAACGGTACGCGCCGTGAGTATTGCGTCGGTCAGTATTCTGACAGTTCTGGCGGGGTATCTGCTCAATATTGTCAATGATGGCGAGATTCTGGTTTACGAACTCGGAAACTGGCCGCCGCCTTTTGGCATCGTTCTGGTTGCAGACCGCTTGGCCGCCTGGATGCTGCTTATTACAGCGCTGGTTTCCGCGTTTGCGCTACTTTACGCAATCCAAGGCACGGATAGCGATGGTCCGCATTTTCACGTGTTATTTCAGTTGCAATTATTCGGTTTGAACGGTGCGTTTCTTACCGGTGATTTGTTTAACCTGTTTGTATTTTTTGAAATTCTGCTGCTTGCCTCTTATGGATTATTGCTGCATGGCGGCGGGCGGCTGCGCACGATAGCCGGATTGCATTTTGTCATCATCAATCTGGTAGGCTCTACGTTGTTTTTATTTGCCGTAGGTACGCTATACGGCTTGCTGGGAACGCTAAATATGGCTGATCTCGCCGTTAAGGCCGCCGGAGCCGTTGACGACGATGTTGCGTTGATTCGCGCGGCGGGTTTACTGCTTTTCGCCGTATTTGCGCTTAAAGCTGCCTTATTACCGCTTTATTTGTGGCTGCCGGCTGCCTATGCACATACCACGGCACCGGTTGCCGCCTTATTTGCTATCATGACCAAGGTTGGAGCTTACAGCATTTTGCGGGTTTATACCCTGATCTTCGGTTCACAAGCCGGCAGCGTTGCCGACTTGATCGCTCCCTGGTTACTGCCATTGGCCCTGGCAACGCTTATCGCGGGCGTGCTCGGTGTTCTGGCAAGCACGCATCTACGGCAGCAGATCGCCTATTTGGTGATTGCATCGATCGGCACGCTGCTCATTGCTTTTGGTATCAATACCCATACCAGCATCGCTGCCGGGTTGTTTTATCTGCCTCATTCCACTTTTGCAGCGGCGGCGTTCTTCTTGCTCGCCGATATTATCGCTACGCGCCGGTCAGAGATGAGCGACCGGTTCGAACCTGGTCCGGTAATTGCGCATCATCGAATTACCGGTGTTCTCTTTTTTATTGCCGCGATCCTGATCGCGGGACTGCCGCCGTTATCCGGCTTCGTCGGAAAGCTGCTGATTTTGCAAGCAGCAATACCCCATGCCGCTTTGCCGTGGATTATGGGCGCCATGCTGATTACCAGCTTACTCACGATCATTGCGCTGGCACGCAGCGGCAGTATGCTGTTTTACCGCGCGCAATTACCGCAAGCACCCCATACCGCCGGTGGCGATGACGGTAGCGGTTCTCAGCATATTTTAACCCCCGGTTTCAGCGGCTTGGCGATAGTAGTTTGCTTGCTGGCTTTATGCGTGGTTTTAACGATTGGAGCCGGTGCTGTAAGTGAATTTGCATTGGCTACGGCCAATCAGCTGTTACAGCCTGAAGACTACGTACAATCCGTATTAGGCACTGCAAGATGA
- a CDS encoding Na+/H+ antiporter subunit C: MEALVSILIGTLTGCGVYLILRNRTFPVVLGLTFLSYAVNLFLLVMGRLTIGKPPIIAENITEYADPLPQALVLTAIVISFAMTAFVIVLSLKAYLEMGNDHVDGKHKS; encoded by the coding sequence ATGGAAGCACTGGTATCGATATTGATTGGAACACTCACCGGTTGCGGTGTTTATTTGATTCTACGGAATCGCACGTTTCCGGTTGTTTTGGGCTTAACGTTTTTATCTTATGCAGTGAATCTATTCTTACTGGTAATGGGCCGGCTTACAATCGGCAAACCGCCAATCATTGCAGAAAATATCACGGAATACGCGGATCCGTTGCCGCAGGCATTGGTACTCACCGCCATCGTAATCAGTTTTGCCATGACTGCCTTTGTCATCGTGCTATCCCTCAAGGCGTATCTTGAAATGGGAAACGATCATGTCGATGGAAAACATAAATCATGA
- a CDS encoding monovalent cation/H+ antiporter subunit A, producing the protein MNLLLVALIPFAGGIFIASISRFGRLYSAWGAGAVTLLALAFLYPSIADVFAEQTVTQRWRWIPMLGLDLAFRLDGLGLLFSLLILGIGILIIIYARYYLSERDDMGRFYAYLMMFMGSMLGIVLSENVIQLLIFWELTSLSSFLLISYWQQRHESRSGARMALAVTGGGGLALLGGFLLLGEICGSYDLSVILASGDSISQHPWYLPMLILVLLGAFTKSAQFPFHFWLPNAMAAPTPVSAYLHSATMVKAGVFLLARLYPALSGTPEWFWLVSMTGLATLLIAAYIAMFEHDLKGLLAYSTISHLGLITLLFGMDTPLAAVAAVFHIINHAIFKASLFMAAGIIDHEAGTRDMRRLRGLWQFMPHTASLSMVAAASMAGVPLFNGFLSKEMFFAETLHHINHPWGWLMPVAATLAGVFAVAYSLRFIHAVFFSGAPVDLPKTPHEPPRWMKVPVELLIALCLLVGMLPALTVEPILGVAAMGVLQGPLPDHDLAIWHGFNPAVWMSIIALTGGILAYLGRKPLSVLHDHMGSRIDFKLFYNSLIDWLFRTASQITRFLNANSLQRMVLVFMLFIMALGVTSFIDSPSALTGDRQLLSMDAVSLLITIILIIAALGTVIMHRQRLVSLILLGAVGLGVALVFIKFSAPDLALTQLSVEVVTIVLMLLALYFLPQYSPKESSNPARYRDALIAIAAGTGVSLLVWAILTRPYQTIADYFLENSMPGGGGANVVNVILVDFRGYDTLGEITVLALAGLGIYAMLHQLKLSGAEADQQGRSWDNDMHPLIMASFVRLLLPLALLVSVYILLRGHNFPGGGFIAGLITAVALIMQYLANGVSWAQARLTVNMHTVISAGLLIAALTGLASWAFDHPFLTSTFGHLNWPVIGEFELASAMAFDLGVYLVVVGTTLLILIYLGLVHKESHTTHVRKRIR; encoded by the coding sequence ATGAATTTACTGCTAGTTGCTCTAATCCCCTTTGCCGGAGGCATTTTTATCGCTTCCATCTCACGCTTCGGCCGCTTGTACTCAGCATGGGGCGCCGGTGCTGTAACGTTACTTGCGCTGGCTTTTTTATACCCATCAATTGCCGATGTTTTTGCTGAGCAAACAGTCACACAACGCTGGCGCTGGATACCCATGCTTGGGTTGGATCTCGCGTTCCGGCTCGATGGATTGGGCCTGCTGTTTTCCTTGCTGATCCTCGGTATCGGCATACTGATTATTATCTATGCGCGATATTACTTATCCGAGCGCGATGACATGGGCCGGTTTTATGCATATCTGATGATGTTCATGGGCTCCATGCTGGGTATCGTTTTATCTGAAAACGTCATCCAATTGTTGATTTTTTGGGAATTGACCAGCTTATCGTCTTTTCTGCTCATCAGTTACTGGCAGCAGCGGCATGAATCCCGCAGTGGTGCACGCATGGCATTGGCCGTGACCGGTGGTGGCGGACTGGCTTTGCTGGGCGGTTTTTTGTTGCTGGGAGAAATCTGCGGCAGCTATGATTTGTCTGTGATTCTGGCTTCCGGCGATAGCATCTCGCAGCATCCATGGTATCTGCCGATGCTAATCCTGGTTCTACTGGGCGCATTCACAAAATCCGCGCAATTCCCGTTTCATTTCTGGCTGCCGAATGCGATGGCGGCTCCCACACCGGTATCCGCCTACTTGCATTCAGCCACCATGGTAAAAGCAGGTGTGTTCCTGCTGGCTCGCTTGTATCCGGCTTTATCGGGCACACCGGAATGGTTCTGGCTGGTCAGCATGACCGGTTTGGCAACCCTGCTCATCGCCGCCTACATTGCCATGTTCGAACACGACCTGAAAGGATTGCTCGCTTACTCGACGATCAGTCACTTGGGTTTAATCACTTTGTTATTTGGCATGGATACGCCGCTGGCGGCGGTAGCAGCGGTTTTTCATATTATCAATCATGCCATTTTCAAAGCATCTCTGTTCATGGCCGCGGGAATTATCGATCATGAAGCCGGTACACGCGATATGCGCCGCCTGCGCGGGCTATGGCAATTTATGCCGCATACCGCATCGCTGTCTATGGTAGCTGCAGCTTCCATGGCCGGTGTTCCGTTATTCAACGGTTTTCTTTCCAAAGAAATGTTTTTTGCTGAAACACTGCACCATATCAATCACCCGTGGGGTTGGTTGATGCCCGTCGCAGCTACCCTCGCCGGTGTTTTCGCCGTAGCGTATTCGTTGCGGTTTATCCATGCGGTGTTTTTCAGCGGCGCACCGGTCGATCTACCGAAAACGCCCCACGAACCGCCCCGTTGGATGAAAGTGCCAGTGGAGCTGCTGATTGCCTTATGCCTGCTGGTCGGGATGCTGCCGGCGCTTACCGTTGAACCCATCTTGGGTGTAGCGGCTATGGGAGTCCTGCAGGGCCCGCTCCCCGATCACGACCTCGCAATCTGGCACGGTTTCAATCCGGCGGTATGGATGAGTATCATCGCGCTGACCGGCGGTATCCTGGCTTACTTGGGACGCAAACCGCTGTCGGTGTTGCATGATCACATGGGAAGCCGTATTGATTTCAAGTTATTTTATAATTCCCTGATTGATTGGCTGTTCCGGACCGCCAGTCAGATAACCCGATTCCTCAATGCCAATTCTTTGCAACGAATGGTGCTGGTGTTCATGCTTTTCATCATGGCGCTCGGAGTAACCAGCTTTATTGATAGCCCATCCGCTTTAACTGGCGATCGCCAATTGTTATCCATGGATGCCGTCAGCTTGCTAATAACCATTATCTTGATTATCGCGGCGCTTGGAACCGTCATCATGCACCGGCAACGCCTGGTGTCGTTGATCTTGCTGGGTGCGGTTGGTTTGGGCGTAGCGCTGGTTTTTATCAAATTTTCTGCGCCGGATCTGGCCTTAACGCAGTTATCCGTAGAAGTGGTGACTATTGTGTTGATGCTGCTGGCGCTCTATTTTTTACCGCAATATTCACCCAAAGAATCCAGCAACCCGGCGCGCTACCGTGATGCTCTAATCGCGATAGCAGCCGGCACCGGTGTGAGTTTGCTGGTATGGGCGATATTAACCCGGCCTTATCAGACGATTGCGGATTACTTCCTGGAAAACAGCATGCCCGGCGGCGGGGGCGCCAATGTCGTAAACGTCATTTTGGTCGATTTCAGGGGTTATGACACACTGGGCGAAATCACTGTACTGGCATTAGCCGGATTGGGCATCTATGCAATGCTGCATCAGTTGAAGCTATCCGGTGCGGAAGCAGATCAGCAAGGACGTTCCTGGGATAACGACATGCACCCCCTCATCATGGCATCATTTGTGCGCTTGCTGCTACCACTGGCTCTATTGGTGTCGGTGTATATCTTGTTACGCGGTCACAATTTTCCCGGCGGCGGATTTATTGCCGGGCTGATTACTGCAGTGGCATTGATCATGCAATATCTGGCCAATGGCGTTAGCTGGGCGCAAGCACGTTTGACCGTCAACATGCACACCGTGATTAGCGCCGGCTTACTGATCGCAGCGTTGACAGGTCTGGCAAGCTGGGCATTCGATCATCCCTTTCTGACCTCTACTTTCGGTCATCTGAATTGGCCGGTAATCGGAGAATTTGAGCTGGCTTCAGCCATGGCCTTTGATTTGGGCGTTTATCTGGTTGTTGTCGGCACCACGCTGCTGATACTGATTTACTTGGGCCTTGTTCATAAAGAGAGTCATACGACTCACGTCAGAAAGAGAATCCGTTAA
- a CDS encoding DUF1499 domain-containing protein, which translates to MKPIKNKRKSIPAQPTPVISKQRPDLTARSMRTAVLAATLALLAIICHRLGLIDYRAALLGLLLSAASGLFAIFFGAVGTWRAKQAKEPELAATLGGSTLALLIVVPLLATVLTGIGKPMIHDISTDLQNPPEFIAIPALRSISDNSLDRSDPENLISLQQEYYADLNTLFIDRPFEQVFEQAVMLVKQRGWEIASVSAANGRIEATDTTLLMGFKDDVVIRIQTEGNRTRVDMRSVSRAGKGDLGVNAERIRSFLAALKQQLS; encoded by the coding sequence ATGAAACCGATAAAAAACAAAAGAAAAAGTATTCCCGCACAACCGACGCCAGTCATCAGCAAACAACGGCCTGATTTGACCGCCCGAAGCATGAGAACGGCGGTACTTGCCGCCACCCTTGCCTTGCTCGCGATCATTTGCCACCGTCTGGGTCTGATCGATTACCGTGCGGCTTTGTTAGGACTCCTTCTAAGCGCCGCCAGCGGATTGTTCGCGATTTTTTTTGGGGCAGTCGGAACCTGGCGCGCCAAGCAAGCCAAGGAACCGGAACTTGCCGCAACGCTTGGCGGCTCGACGCTTGCGTTATTGATCGTGGTTCCGCTGCTTGCAACCGTTTTGACCGGTATTGGCAAGCCGATGATCCATGATATCTCCACCGACTTGCAAAATCCCCCTGAATTTATTGCCATTCCAGCGCTTCGATCAATCAGCGACAATTCGCTGGACCGTTCCGATCCGGAAAACTTGATCAGTCTGCAACAAGAATATTACGCCGATCTGAACACGTTATTCATTGACCGGCCCTTCGAGCAAGTATTCGAGCAAGCGGTTATGCTGGTAAAACAACGCGGCTGGGAAATCGCTTCGGTATCTGCCGCCAATGGCCGGATCGAAGCGACCGACACCACCCTTCTGATGGGATTTAAAGATGATGTGGTGATTCGGATTCAAACCGAAGGCAATCGAACACGCGTTGATATGCGATCCGTTTCCAGAGCCGGCAAAGGCGATCTGGGCGTAAATGCTGAACGTATCCGGTCTTTTTTGGCAGCACTGAAACAACAACTCTCATGA